The Acidianus manzaensis genome has a window encoding:
- a CDS encoding S53 family peptidase: protein MKKLFAIIISIFFILGILPILSTAQQTQQTYISPNLQGTPITKLNPNSPIYINIFAMPKNMNSLLFLTQEIQNGQVHLTRQQIINEFAPKSEIQSISSYLQSEGFIIVTKTPFSIIAEAPAYIVNNVFNTTLYLYKINNEIAYKPENNPVIPSQLHNVIITGLTNYTTISPDVQPQYLILGKLVNGVLEPVNSSKAMPLSSLQFAYTYYTPKDLEGAYNVTGPEGKNVTVAIIDAYGDPEIQQDINTFDKQFDLPPVNLTIVPIGPYHPLFGVLFGWDGETALDVEAVHSMAPYANIQLVVPYSDSFSAILQAIIYIVSGDTAQIVDMSFGAPENEFTTSGLYGYFEGISYPNYPLIDYYFALGTAEGITFVAASGDEGAYEGTYTTYGGVVFPSSSPFVLSVGGTSLYANITSGYVSTENSSAFYGYETAWSVLPQYEELGTSTVASGGGYSTFFPAPYWQRSITNSIFRTTPDVSADANPYTGFVTIVEGAQEIIGGTSLSTQLWGGMIADIDSYIGHSLGLIAPILYSIYKNSTLYYEAFHEITLGFNGKYYAHSGYNLVTGIGSPNLGMLENIIAKYLSTHPELQISLATFEPQTTMPWYMYNTTFTIVANINYPNGSTVTSGNFSAYIYTLSGYLSTVKLTFNGTYWVGNYTIMPGETPNVWTIVVNGTSGKYSGIAQTDIDVGESIDIIGPEDSYIPINSEFEIEACIYYPNGTPVIHQTFNASFVHNGKTIFVSKLLPGSTPGCYQGIGGLIYPQPQGTYLMFISNTYSSAYAWNYFGLIDYGIVFSPINDGFTSVSPGENITVLGFTYDIDGLGIFTSSDYAELLTTNGTLIEKVPMTLAPDVTQFGIYDLFGYHEANITIPTNITPGFYKIVIAGELNTSTGPMYGNFTTFIYISPSTLNYQVKSITTVPEGEYVKVMANITYQNGTEVKFGEFIAGFVPTELNFKAIEIESDTGIPLQYNSTLGEWIGVYQMPSILTEQGSIYQGDPLDELAGPWNIFVVGTSASGENVIISPYYITVMPYTYIGSITVSQNNITKVPLVSYNGSAYILQGVYATSLKVDSMDAPLIIMNSQIESLQVSNSIITVEGSKINNITLVNSDANLIQDTIGNTKTAVTLDNSNISVVASVIYDSEYAFNQSNSIIKLEGVSYQNVINQSTLPKPVIVSYSPQNITTSSASISVNIAGENLRVTSVSINNIPVTYSVTTTSTGIEVAIPFNSSVMAPGPYTITISVNDGLQYTLSAAIYNSYQDVKLSSDVSSVNSTLSSDLSSVSHSLSSISGTASDGEILGIVGIIIGLIAVFLVFFRRGGNK, encoded by the coding sequence ATGAAAAAGTTGTTTGCAATAATAATTTCAATCTTTTTTATATTAGGGATACTTCCTATATTATCTACTGCTCAACAAACTCAACAAACTTATATCTCGCCTAATCTTCAAGGTACGCCAATAACAAAACTAAACCCAAATTCACCTATCTATATTAATATTTTTGCTATGCCAAAGAATATGAATTCGCTTCTGTTTCTAACGCAAGAAATACAAAATGGCCAAGTACATTTAACCAGACAACAAATAATTAATGAATTTGCACCTAAAAGTGAAATACAAAGTATAAGCTCTTACTTACAATCAGAAGGATTCATAATAGTTACTAAAACTCCATTTTCCATAATTGCAGAAGCTCCAGCATATATAGTAAATAACGTTTTTAATACTACACTATATTTATATAAAATTAATAACGAAATTGCGTATAAACCAGAAAACAATCCTGTAATTCCATCTCAATTGCATAATGTAATTATAACTGGATTAACTAACTATACGACTATTAGCCCAGATGTACAACCACAATATTTAATTTTAGGTAAGCTAGTAAATGGAGTTTTAGAACCAGTAAATTCTAGTAAAGCTATGCCATTATCTAGTTTACAATTTGCTTATACTTACTATACACCTAAAGATTTAGAAGGAGCATACAACGTAACTGGTCCAGAAGGTAAAAACGTAACTGTTGCTATAATTGATGCATATGGAGATCCAGAAATTCAACAAGACATTAATACGTTTGATAAACAATTCGATTTACCTCCAGTTAACTTAACTATAGTCCCAATAGGTCCTTATCATCCTCTTTTCGGAGTTCTATTTGGATGGGATGGAGAGACTGCATTAGATGTAGAAGCAGTACATAGTATGGCTCCCTATGCCAATATACAGCTTGTGGTTCCATATTCTGATTCTTTTTCAGCAATACTGCAAGCTATAATCTATATAGTTAGTGGAGATACTGCTCAGATAGTGGATATGAGTTTTGGAGCTCCAGAAAATGAATTTACTACTAGTGGTTTATATGGTTATTTTGAAGGCATATCTTATCCTAATTATCCATTAATAGATTATTACTTTGCTTTGGGTACAGCAGAAGGAATTACATTTGTAGCAGCTTCCGGAGACGAAGGGGCTTATGAGGGAACATATACTACATATGGGGGTGTTGTATTTCCTTCTTCCTCTCCATTTGTTTTATCAGTAGGAGGAACATCTTTATATGCAAACATAACATCTGGATATGTGTCTACTGAGAATTCATCGGCTTTTTATGGTTATGAAACAGCCTGGAGTGTATTACCTCAATATGAGGAATTAGGTACATCTACTGTAGCTTCCGGTGGGGGATATAGTACTTTCTTCCCTGCTCCATACTGGCAAAGATCAATAACAAATTCTATTTTTAGAACTACTCCTGATGTTTCAGCTGATGCCAATCCATATACTGGATTCGTTACTATAGTTGAGGGAGCTCAGGAAATAATAGGAGGAACTAGTTTATCTACTCAATTATGGGGAGGCATGATAGCTGATATAGATTCTTATATTGGTCATTCACTTGGTCTTATTGCTCCAATATTATATTCTATATATAAGAATTCAACATTATATTATGAGGCATTTCATGAAATAACATTAGGATTTAATGGCAAATATTATGCTCACTCAGGTTATAATTTAGTTACCGGAATCGGATCTCCAAATTTGGGAATGTTAGAGAATATAATTGCCAAATATTTATCAACTCACCCCGAGTTACAAATATCCTTAGCTACGTTCGAACCTCAAACAACCATGCCTTGGTATATGTATAATACAACATTTACAATTGTAGCCAATATTAATTATCCTAATGGTAGTACAGTTACTTCTGGTAACTTCTCCGCTTATATTTATACTTTATCAGGATATTTATCAACTGTTAAATTAACATTTAATGGAACATATTGGGTAGGTAATTATACTATTATGCCAGGAGAGACTCCTAATGTATGGACCATAGTAGTTAATGGAACTTCTGGAAAATATTCTGGAATAGCACAAACTGATATAGATGTTGGTGAATCTATAGATATAATAGGACCAGAAGATAGTTATATACCGATAAATAGTGAGTTCGAAATAGAGGCTTGCATATATTATCCTAATGGTACCCCAGTTATACATCAGACATTTAATGCATCATTTGTACATAATGGAAAAACAATATTTGTGTCTAAATTACTACCAGGTTCTACACCAGGCTGTTATCAAGGTATAGGAGGTTTAATATATCCTCAACCACAAGGAACGTATCTAATGTTTATTAGTAATACTTACTCTTCAGCATATGCATGGAATTATTTCGGATTAATAGATTATGGAATTGTTTTTTCTCCTATAAATGACGGCTTTACTTCAGTTTCACCTGGAGAAAATATAACAGTATTAGGTTTTACATATGATATTGACGGATTAGGAATATTTACATCAAGTGACTATGCAGAACTTCTAACTACTAATGGAACCTTAATAGAAAAAGTACCAATGACATTAGCGCCAGATGTTACTCAATTTGGTATATACGATTTATTTGGATACCACGAGGCTAATATTACCATTCCAACTAATATAACTCCAGGATTTTACAAAATTGTGATAGCAGGAGAGCTTAATACATCTACTGGGCCGATGTACGGTAATTTTACAACATTTATATACATATCACCTTCAACACTTAATTATCAAGTAAAAAGCATAACTACAGTGCCGGAAGGAGAATACGTAAAAGTTATGGCAAATATAACATATCAGAATGGTACAGAAGTCAAATTTGGCGAGTTTATTGCAGGATTCGTTCCTACAGAATTAAACTTCAAAGCCATAGAAATAGAGTCTGATACTGGAATTCCACTTCAGTATAATTCAACTCTTGGAGAATGGATAGGAGTTTATCAAATGCCATCAATATTAACAGAGCAGGGCAGTATATATCAAGGAGATCCATTGGACGAGCTAGCAGGTCCTTGGAATATTTTTGTAGTAGGTACTTCAGCTTCTGGCGAGAATGTAATAATATCTCCTTACTACATTACTGTAATGCCTTACACGTATATAGGGAGCATAACTGTTTCACAGAATAACATTACTAAAGTTCCACTAGTTTCGTATAACGGTTCAGCATACATATTACAAGGAGTATATGCGACTTCATTAAAAGTTGACTCTATGGACGCACCATTAATTATAATGAATTCCCAAATAGAATCATTACAAGTAAGTAATTCTATAATAACTGTAGAAGGTTCTAAAATAAATAATATAACTTTAGTCAATTCTGATGCTAATTTAATTCAAGATACCATAGGTAATACAAAAACTGCAGTAACTTTAGATAATAGTAATATAAGTGTAGTGGCAAGCGTGATATATGATTCAGAATATGCATTTAATCAAAGCAATAGTATTATAAAATTAGAAGGAGTATCATATCAGAATGTAATAAATCAATCTACTCTACCTAAACCAGTTATAGTTTCATATTCTCCGCAAAATATTACTACTTCATCTGCTTCAATTTCAGTAAATATTGCTGGTGAAAATCTAAGGGTAACTAGTGTAAGTATAAATAATATTCCAGTAACTTATTCAGTAACTACTACTTCTACTGGAATAGAGGTAGCTATTCCTTTCAATTCGTCTGTTATGGCTCCAGGTCCTTATACTATCACAATAAGTGTTAATGATGGCTTGCAATATACATTGTCTGCTGCTATATATAATTCTTATCAAGATGTAAAACTATCTAGTGATGTTAGTTCTGTTAACTCCACCTTATCGTCTGATTTATCTTCTGTGTCTCATTCATTATCCAGTATTAGTGGTACAGCTTCAGATGGTGAAATATTAGGAATAGTAGGTATAATTATAGGTTTAATTGCAGTTTTTCTCGTATTCTTTAGAAGGGGTGGTAATAAATGA
- a CDS encoding 3-isopropylmalate dehydratase large subunit, producing the protein MPQTLTEKILSRAAGKDVSAGDVVEIKTDIVAFHDLTGYHVIEVMEKAGMEKVFDKNKIVIAFDHLAPPPDIRSAEIQGYIRKFVNKLNLPNFHDINFGILHEVLVEKYALPGQVIVAADSHTTTSGAVGAFAQGMGASDIAAAAITGKTWIVVPSSFKVELKGTPAKWITGKDVALKLLGDFKADYFNGMSIEVHVENPSAYPMDYRATTSNMGIEMNADALMFVPDSETKNYIKTMRGYEPQLVTPDQGAKYSDEYTIELNKLEPLVAAPYSVDNVKVVNEVEGTPVDQVYIGSCTNGRISDFEIAAKILKGKKVKARCIAIPASYEMFKKAMDLGYIETLVNAGCIVTYGTCGPCLGGHFGVAGPGETIVSTSSRNFRGRMGSNESKVYLSGPAVAAASALNGKITDPRGVEQ; encoded by the coding sequence ATGCCTCAAACACTTACCGAAAAAATCTTAAGCAGAGCAGCTGGTAAAGACGTATCGGCTGGAGATGTTGTAGAAATAAAAACCGATATCGTAGCATTTCATGACCTAACAGGATACCACGTAATAGAAGTAATGGAAAAAGCAGGAATGGAAAAAGTTTTTGATAAAAATAAAATAGTTATAGCATTTGATCATTTAGCTCCTCCACCAGATATAAGAAGCGCAGAAATACAAGGATATATAAGAAAATTTGTAAATAAACTAAATCTACCAAATTTCCATGATATAAATTTCGGAATATTACATGAAGTTCTAGTAGAAAAATATGCCTTACCTGGGCAAGTAATAGTAGCAGCAGATAGTCATACTACTACATCAGGTGCAGTAGGAGCATTTGCTCAAGGCATGGGAGCCTCAGATATTGCAGCAGCTGCAATAACTGGAAAAACTTGGATAGTAGTACCTTCATCATTTAAAGTAGAATTGAAAGGAACTCCAGCAAAATGGATTACAGGAAAAGATGTGGCATTAAAATTACTAGGAGACTTCAAAGCAGATTACTTTAATGGAATGTCTATAGAAGTTCACGTAGAAAATCCATCAGCATATCCTATGGATTATAGAGCAACTACGTCAAATATGGGAATAGAAATGAATGCTGATGCTCTAATGTTTGTTCCAGATTCAGAAACTAAAAATTATATAAAAACAATGAGAGGATACGAGCCACAACTAGTTACACCAGATCAAGGAGCAAAATACTCTGACGAATATACCATAGAATTAAATAAATTAGAACCATTAGTTGCAGCTCCATACAGTGTAGATAACGTAAAAGTCGTAAACGAAGTTGAAGGAACTCCAGTAGATCAAGTTTACATAGGTTCATGCACAAATGGAAGAATAAGTGATTTTGAAATTGCAGCAAAAATCTTGAAAGGAAAGAAAGTTAAAGCTAGATGCATAGCAATTCCAGCATCTTATGAAATGTTCAAAAAAGCTATGGACTTAGGTTATATAGAAACGTTAGTTAATGCTGGATGTATAGTTACATATGGTACATGCGGACCTTGTTTAGGAGGTCATTTTGGCGTAGCTGGCCCAGGAGAAACTATAGTATCTACTAGCTCAAGAAACTTTAGAGGTAGAATGGGAAGTAATGAATCTAAAGTATACTTGTCCGGTCCCGCAGTTGCTGCAGCATCAGCTTTAAATGGTAAAATAACAGACCCAAGAGGTGTTGAGCAATGA
- a CDS encoding peptide-N4-asparagine amidase — MKKIVIALFLIFMSISIISFSYIPKGNSENTTIAQSVHHPLFLSNITVSSDIPFNQDPSYYSFEAYHIVPPNETPVVVHVATNLLFNDTGLAPFYLKVNIPKGNYSLELMNVSIREFNGTQYDRQAYIFVNGVPIFWGSTQEINNSTAEVDVTMFENLLQGNVTFEPVIQNYYDAKIGITGLYQLNITLYLYPGPKPEGLPNEFVPLFVNCTTEKIDYNYSYVILSPSLSSITRSYVIPNGTYRMDALIWEEGGGVDEFWYANEPATRSILMYYNGKLASVINPYETIYTGGINLFYWKPLTSINTLSFHAPYIAELTPLLALGNQANITVTVTNMIPGSAWDIAGVLMLWVNQSNPLISGHLIIQKTNFMDSGPMYIPSYLGEYYLENGHYTIQYDSQLNFKYGTEISNVSQSGTFIARQEFNNVFEYAYLDESFTDKALDTGIYNASLDIHGNYPITMYLDAIAFPITNPNVIPYNLTYEQNGTISLGLTYNFDWIYGNYSHEVNVNESLYSIGGFSGILEIINRYGGAVLVSISSNNAETFKNLKATWLVDGSGFTEKFSAGALQNSTVNFNGYYIYIKESFTKIDPPITHSMSRNTNTEQSLLINNLPISKLKIHDIYHYKLYTIMRAPLGYFVRF, encoded by the coding sequence ATGAAAAAAATTGTAATAGCTTTATTTTTAATTTTTATGTCTATTAGTATAATTTCATTTAGTTATATTCCTAAAGGAAATTCAGAAAATACTACAATAGCGCAAAGTGTACATCATCCATTATTTTTATCTAATATAACTGTAAGCTCTGATATTCCATTTAATCAAGATCCTTCATACTATAGTTTTGAAGCATATCATATAGTTCCACCAAATGAAACTCCGGTAGTAGTTCATGTAGCTACTAATCTGCTATTTAATGATACCGGACTTGCTCCTTTCTATTTGAAAGTTAATATACCGAAAGGTAACTATAGCTTAGAGCTAATGAATGTAAGCATAAGGGAATTTAATGGTACACAATATGATAGACAAGCTTACATATTTGTTAACGGAGTACCCATATTCTGGGGTTCTACGCAAGAAATTAACAATTCTACTGCAGAAGTTGATGTTACTATGTTTGAAAATCTTTTACAAGGTAATGTTACATTTGAACCAGTAATTCAGAATTATTATGATGCAAAAATAGGAATAACAGGATTATATCAACTAAATATAACATTATATCTGTATCCTGGACCTAAACCTGAAGGATTACCTAACGAGTTCGTACCATTATTTGTAAACTGTACTACTGAAAAAATAGACTATAATTATTCTTACGTTATATTATCTCCTTCTTTATCTTCTATAACTAGAAGCTATGTAATACCTAATGGAACATATAGAATGGACGCATTAATATGGGAGGAAGGGGGAGGAGTAGATGAATTCTGGTATGCTAATGAACCTGCAACTAGGAGTATTCTCATGTATTATAATGGAAAGTTAGCTAGTGTGATAAATCCTTATGAGACAATATATACTGGAGGAATCAATTTATTCTACTGGAAACCATTAACCTCAATTAATACATTATCATTCCATGCACCATATATTGCTGAACTAACTCCATTATTAGCACTAGGTAATCAAGCTAATATAACGGTGACAGTAACTAATATGATACCTGGATCAGCCTGGGATATAGCTGGTGTATTAATGTTGTGGGTAAATCAAAGTAATCCACTAATAAGCGGGCATCTAATTATTCAAAAAACTAATTTTATGGACTCAGGGCCAATGTATATACCCAGTTATTTAGGAGAATATTATCTTGAGAATGGACATTATACTATACAGTATGACTCACAACTTAACTTTAAATATGGAACAGAGATTTCTAACGTTTCACAATCTGGTACTTTTATAGCTAGACAAGAATTTAATAATGTATTTGAATATGCGTATTTAGACGAAAGTTTTACAGATAAGGCTTTAGATACTGGTATATATAATGCTTCACTCGATATACATGGAAATTATCCAATAACAATGTATTTAGACGCTATTGCATTTCCAATAACTAATCCTAATGTAATTCCTTATAATCTGACTTATGAGCAGAATGGCACTATATCATTAGGATTAACTTATAATTTTGATTGGATTTATGGTAATTATTCTCATGAAGTTAACGTTAATGAAAGCTTATACTCCATTGGAGGATTTTCAGGAATACTTGAAATAATTAATCGATATGGCGGTGCTGTACTAGTTTCCATTTCATCAAATAATGCAGAAACATTTAAGAATTTAAAAGCAACATGGCTAGTTGATGGCTCAGGATTTACGGAAAAATTCTCTGCAGGAGCCTTACAGAACAGTACTGTGAATTTCAATGGTTACTATATTTACATAAAAGAGAGTTTTACTAAAATAGATCCACCCATAACTCATAGTATGTCAAGAAATACAAATACTGAGCAATCTTTATTAATAAATAATCTGCCGATAAGTAAATTGAAGATTCACGATATTTATCATTACAAATTGTATACAATAATGAGAGCTCCTTTAGGCTATTTTGTTAGATTTTAA
- the bluB gene encoding 5,6-dimethylbenzimidazole synthase, which produces MDLYEAIKGRRDIRSYFRPDPIPDNVLAKILLAAHLGPSVGYSQPWNFIIIKDIEIKKKIKEEVEKQRERYRQLLDEERRKLFDTIKIEGIMESSVNIVVTCDPNRFGPHVLGRITMPETCQYSTVLAIENLWLAARAENIGVGWISFLDKNVVKNLLSIPDNIEFIAYLALGYVTSFPEKPELEERGWNKRLPLSSVIFENRWGNKPNDKLKKELDEVKI; this is translated from the coding sequence ATGGACTTATATGAAGCAATAAAAGGTAGAAGAGATATAAGAAGCTATTTTAGACCAGATCCTATTCCAGACAATGTATTAGCTAAAATCTTGCTAGCTGCTCATTTAGGCCCATCAGTAGGGTATTCACAACCATGGAATTTTATTATTATTAAAGATATAGAAATAAAGAAGAAAATAAAAGAAGAAGTTGAAAAACAGAGAGAAAGATATAGACAATTATTAGATGAAGAAAGAAGAAAACTATTTGATACAATAAAAATAGAAGGAATTATGGAATCTTCAGTAAATATAGTTGTTACTTGTGATCCAAATAGATTCGGTCCTCATGTTTTAGGAAGAATAACAATGCCAGAAACTTGCCAATACAGTACAGTTCTTGCAATTGAAAACTTATGGCTGGCAGCTAGAGCTGAAAATATCGGAGTGGGTTGGATAAGTTTTTTAGATAAAAATGTAGTAAAGAACTTATTATCTATTCCTGACAATATAGAATTTATTGCTTATTTAGCTCTCGGTTATGTGACTTCGTTTCCAGAGAAACCAGAATTAGAAGAAAGAGGATGGAATAAAAGACTTCCGTTATCATCAGTTATATTTGAAAATAGATGGGGAAACAAACCTAATGATAAACTGAAAAAAGAATTAGATGAAGTTAAGATTTAA
- a CDS encoding 3-isopropylmalate dehydratase small subunit has translation MIVEGPVMKFGDKIDTDIIIPARYLKYTDPQYLAQHAMEPLDPEFYKKASKGIVIVAGKVFGMGSSREQAAIALKAAGVKAVIAESFARIFYRNCINNGLPLITLPKAPEEINEGDTVKINVETGEIEVNGKKKLQGKGISGMALDILKAGGIMEYLNQIKS, from the coding sequence ATGATAGTAGAAGGCCCAGTAATGAAATTTGGAGATAAAATAGATACAGATATTATAATTCCAGCTAGATATTTAAAATACACTGACCCTCAATATTTAGCACAGCATGCTATGGAACCATTAGATCCTGAATTTTATAAGAAAGCGTCAAAAGGAATAGTGATTGTTGCAGGAAAAGTTTTTGGAATGGGATCATCTAGAGAGCAAGCAGCTATTGCGCTAAAAGCAGCTGGAGTAAAAGCAGTAATAGCAGAAAGTTTTGCCAGAATATTCTATAGAAACTGTATAAATAATGGTTTACCATTAATTACCTTACCCAAAGCTCCTGAAGAAATTAATGAAGGAGATACAGTAAAAATAAATGTAGAGACAGGAGAAATTGAAGTAAATGGTAAAAAGAAATTGCAAGGAAAAGGAATAAGTGGAATGGCTTTAGATATACTTAAAGCTGGAGGAATAATGGAATACTTAAATCAAATTAAATCTTAA
- a CDS encoding AIR synthase family protein, whose translation MLGKIGKKTFDEIIYPHLGKIHSEVIIPPMNGVDTGAIQIDQNRVMVVKTDPVFIVPQFGFEKASWFAVHILASDVMTSGIPPKYAMIDLNLPPEMTDEEFSQMWIGIDKALKEIDVMVTAGHTGRYEGISYPMLGGFSMIGIGDLNKLGSPKKVKEGDLVIVTKGPAIEATGLLTNLYPEYFKQKLSSEVFQEAYNTYWKMSCWKDGLIASNIGIHMMHDATEGGLWNALVEVAEASRKRLVIFEDKLFINKAVKEVTSLVNIDPFISISEGTMIIITDNPTVKDELNKAGIEAEIIGKVEKESSEGEAILKTSTGEKRIEKPSEDPFWRAFFDLQKKAS comes from the coding sequence ATGTTAGGTAAGATAGGAAAGAAAACTTTTGATGAAATAATATATCCTCATTTAGGGAAAATTCATTCAGAAGTTATAATACCTCCAATGAATGGAGTAGATACAGGAGCTATTCAAATAGATCAAAATAGAGTTATGGTAGTTAAAACAGATCCAGTATTTATAGTTCCTCAATTTGGTTTTGAGAAAGCATCATGGTTTGCAGTACATATTTTAGCTAGCGATGTAATGACTTCTGGAATACCTCCAAAGTACGCTATGATTGATTTGAATTTGCCTCCAGAAATGACTGATGAAGAATTTAGTCAAATGTGGATAGGTATAGATAAAGCATTAAAAGAAATAGACGTAATGGTTACTGCAGGTCATACTGGAAGATATGAAGGAATATCCTATCCAATGTTAGGAGGATTTTCTATGATAGGAATTGGAGATCTTAATAAATTAGGTTCACCAAAAAAGGTAAAAGAAGGAGATTTAGTGATAGTAACAAAAGGTCCAGCAATAGAGGCTACTGGTCTTTTAACAAATCTGTATCCAGAATATTTTAAACAAAAACTTTCGTCTGAAGTATTCCAAGAAGCGTATAATACATATTGGAAAATGTCTTGTTGGAAAGATGGATTAATAGCAAGTAATATAGGAATTCATATGATGCACGATGCAACAGAAGGAGGATTATGGAATGCGTTAGTAGAAGTAGCTGAGGCTAGTAGAAAAAGGTTAGTAATCTTTGAAGATAAACTATTTATTAACAAGGCAGTAAAAGAAGTTACATCATTAGTAAATATAGATCCGTTTATTTCAATAAGCGAAGGTACGATGATTATTATAACTGATAATCCAACAGTAAAAGACGAGTTAAATAAAGCTGGTATTGAAGCAGAAATTATAGGAAAAGTAGAAAAAGAAAGCTCAGAAGGAGAAGCAATATTAAAAACTTCTACAGGAGAAAAAAGGATAGAAAAACCTAGCGAAGATCCATTCTGGAGAGCGTTTTTTGATTTGCAGAAAAAAGCAAGTTAG
- a CDS encoding NifB/NifX family molybdenum-iron cluster-binding protein, with product MKVAVPVTNDRIEGPGEAEEVHIYEINGNEIKLLEKYENPALKAMAARGVHMLKSALDRGVNAVIVAEIGSPGVRLLQGKAKIYIAENMQVNEALEKLIRGELKETNKPTHEEHHHEF from the coding sequence ATGAAAGTAGCAGTACCAGTAACCAATGACAGGATTGAAGGACCAGGAGAGGCAGAAGAAGTTCATATATATGAAATAAATGGAAACGAAATAAAATTACTTGAAAAGTATGAAAATCCAGCATTAAAAGCAATGGCTGCTAGAGGCGTTCATATGTTAAAAAGTGCCTTAGATAGAGGAGTTAATGCTGTTATAGTAGCAGAAATAGGTTCACCAGGAGTTAGATTATTACAAGGTAAAGCAAAGATATACATTGCTGAAAATATGCAAGTAAATGAAGCTTTAGAAAAATTGATTAGAGGAGAATTAAAGGAAACTAATAAACCTACGCATGAAGAACATCATCACGAGTTTTAA
- a CDS encoding exodeoxyribonuclease III, translating to MKIISWNVNGLKAIINKGFVDIIKEFNADVLMFQEIKSSTVPLDLQTLGYQIYIFPAKKKGYSGTMTLSRVNPISVKYGIGIDAYDDEGRVITLEFQDFYVINTYFPNAGEELKRLDFKLAFDKDFEKYVLSLNKPCIICGDFNVAHEEIDIARPKDNVNHAGFTPQEREWMTHFLSLGFTDTYRIFVKEGGHYSWWSYRFHAREKNIGWRIDYCVVSKSLEKRVKRADILEKVMGSDHAPILLEID from the coding sequence ATGAAAATTATCTCTTGGAACGTGAATGGATTAAAAGCTATAATTAACAAAGGATTTGTGGATATAATAAAGGAATTTAATGCGGACGTTCTCATGTTTCAAGAAATTAAATCAAGTACTGTCCCGTTAGACTTACAAACTCTTGGTTATCAAATATACATTTTTCCTGCAAAGAAGAAAGGATATAGTGGAACTATGACGTTATCTAGAGTTAATCCGATTTCAGTAAAATATGGAATAGGTATTGACGCTTATGATGATGAAGGAAGAGTAATAACGTTAGAATTTCAGGATTTTTATGTGATAAATACTTATTTTCCTAATGCAGGAGAAGAACTAAAAAGATTAGATTTCAAATTAGCTTTTGATAAGGACTTTGAAAAATATGTTTTAAGCCTTAATAAGCCTTGTATAATTTGTGGAGACTTTAATGTTGCTCATGAAGAAATAGATATTGCAAGACCCAAAGATAATGTAAATCACGCTGGCTTTACTCCCCAAGAAAGAGAATGGATGACACATTTCCTTTCATTAGGATTTACTGATACATATAGAATATTCGTAAAGGAAGGAGGCCATTATAGTTGGTGGTCATATAGATTCCACGCTAGAGAAAAAAATATAGGATGGAGAATCGATTACTGCGTAGTTTCTAAATCTCTAGAAAAAAGAGTTAAAAGAGCTGATATTCTCGAAAAAGTAATGGGTTCAGATCATGCTCCTATATTATTGGAAATAGATTAA
- a CDS encoding GIY-YIG nuclease family protein, translated as MNKYKGYLVFFFCEDHSIMMRSKKFVIKKGYYAYVGSCSKNCSKRVSRHLSNKKERLHWHIDYLSTVCQPLSVIVLPKGEKEIAKQLASFPGVKNFGNTDDKSVYTHLFNVEINDIIKLLRSKEL; from the coding sequence GTGAATAAATATAAAGGCTATCTGGTCTTCTTTTTTTGCGAAGACCACAGTATAATGATGAGATCAAAAAAATTTGTTATAAAAAAGGGATATTATGCGTATGTAGGTTCTTGTAGTAAGAATTGTTCTAAAAGAGTATCTAGGCATCTTTCTAATAAGAAAGAGAGATTACATTGGCATATTGATTACTTATCTACAGTGTGTCAACCTTTATCTGTTATTGTACTTCCTAAAGGAGAAAAAGAAATAGCTAAACAACTTGCTAGTTTTCCTGGTGTAAAAAACTTTGGTAATACAGATGATAAATCAGTATATACTCATTTATTTAATGTAGAAATAAATGATATAATAAAATTATTAAGAAGTAAAGAACTATAA